Below is a genomic region from Bacteroidota bacterium.
CTGGGCTGACAAACAGCATTTCAACCCAAAAGCGTTCCAAACGCCTAACGTACAAAAAACCGATCCGGCCCCTCGAGCCCTGGCGCGTGTGCGAGCACATTCGCCTTCACGAGATGCACGAGCGTCCGTGACGCCGCCGCATTCGGAATCCCGGCCAATTCGGCGTAGTCTTTGACGGTAATGAAGGCATTCGAAGCCAGATAATGCATCAAAACCCGCTCCTTGTCGCCGTATTCCACCTTCATGTCGCGTTGCCGGCCGGAATAGCGGAGCAATTCGACGGTTTCCTTGCTGGCGCGCA
It encodes:
- a CDS encoding ATP-binding protein, coding for VPLTRKRAVVAIQVPQSKTKPHYALEKPLDPQGIVLVRIADNSVRASKETVELLRYSGRQRDMKVEYGDKERVLMHYLASNAFITVKDYAELAGIPNAAASRTLVHLVKANVLAHAPGLEGPDRFFVR